The Falsibacillus pallidus genome has a segment encoding these proteins:
- a CDS encoding nuclease-related domain-containing protein: MFLKQRKIPIELEVYNYLQARTDFSEDENNYYGNLAKGFLGEVQFDEWLQEGSINLLILCDLLFEVTHTTFQIDSLGIAHNKIYLFEIKNYEGDFYLEADRWYTMGHNEIKSPVLQLKRSESLLRQFLKDIGVMLPIESCIIFMNPEFHLYNSSRELPIVFPSQLNRFKNKLHVLPAVPRTSHQIAQKIVSHHMNKSRFTRVPAYQFDQLRKGIVCCNCGSIATRLVHKNALGCDDCQSKEEVDAAVLRSVQEFRLLFPERMITTTAIYEWCGMVVSRRAICRILKHHFLLVGKGKSCHYQVE, encoded by the coding sequence ATGTTTTTAAAACAACGAAAGATACCGATTGAATTAGAGGTTTACAATTATCTACAAGCAAGAACTGACTTTTCCGAGGACGAAAACAATTATTATGGAAACCTGGCAAAAGGATTTTTAGGCGAGGTGCAATTTGATGAATGGCTGCAGGAAGGTTCAATAAATTTGCTGATTTTATGCGATTTATTATTTGAAGTCACCCATACCACATTTCAGATTGATTCTCTTGGAATCGCTCATAATAAAATCTATCTCTTTGAAATCAAAAATTACGAAGGGGATTTTTATCTGGAGGCTGACCGTTGGTATACGATGGGGCATAACGAGATAAAAAGTCCTGTTCTTCAGTTGAAAAGAAGTGAATCCTTGCTGCGGCAGTTTCTTAAAGACATTGGTGTTATGCTGCCCATTGAATCCTGCATTATCTTCATGAACCCGGAATTTCATTTATACAACTCCTCTCGAGAACTTCCCATCGTTTTCCCCAGTCAGCTCAATCGATTTAAGAATAAACTTCATGTGCTGCCTGCCGTACCGCGTACCTCTCATCAAATTGCTCAAAAAATCGTTTCCCATCATATGAATAAATCCCGATTTACAAGAGTACCTGCTTATCAATTTGATCAGTTGAGAAAAGGAATTGTCTGCTGTAACTGTGGGTCTATTGCGACCAGGCTAGTTCACAAAAACGCATTAGGCTGTGATGATTGTCAAAGTAAAGAAGAAGTTGATGCTGCGGTGCTTAGGAGTGTTCAGGAATTCAGGCTGCTTTTTCCTGAACGTATGATTACGACCACTGCCATCTATGAATGGTGTGGCATGGTGGTTTCGAGAAGAGCTATATGCCGAATATTAAAGCACCATTTTTTATTAGTAGGAAAGGGTAAGTCCTGCCATTATCAGGTGGAATAA